From one Eleginops maclovinus isolate JMC-PN-2008 ecotype Puerto Natales chromosome 7, JC_Emac_rtc_rv5, whole genome shotgun sequence genomic stretch:
- the LOC134867602 gene encoding olfactory receptor 11H6-like: MTENVSVITLFVLSGFNETKNYQAYIFALTLLCYCFILLVNVAVIVTVILDRNLHEPMYILLCTFCMNGLYGTTGFYPKFLWDLLSPVHVISYSGCLIQALVMYLFACSDLSILAIMAYDRYVAICRPLQYNSIMSKQRVILLVCFSWLTPFCIMAVNIFLTSRLKLCSPYIARLFCVNWIIVKLACFPADTLVNNIVAYITILIYFFHGLFIAWSYMYLIKTCVHSKENRAKFMQTCVPHLISLITFIVTMLVDIMHIRYGSKDLPQTFQNFIAIEFLLISPIMNPVIYGFKLSKIRNRILSVITVHIK; the protein is encoded by the coding sequence ATGACTGAAAATGTCTCTGTCATAACATTGTTTGTTCTTTCAGgttttaatgaaacaaaaaactaCCAAGCTTATATCTTTGCTCTCACTTTACTGTgttactgtttcattttgctgGTTAATGTTGCCGTTATAGTGACTGTCATCTTGGACCGAAACTTGCATGAACCAATGTATATTCTACTgtgcacattttgcatgaatGGACTTTATGGGACAACAGGTTTCTATCCCAAGTTTCTCTGGGATCTGCTTTCTCCTGTTCATGTTATCTCTTATTCTGGATGCCTCATTCAGGCGCTGGTGATGTACTTATTTGCCTGCAGTGATCTTTCCATTCTTGCAATCATGGCATACGACAGATATGTGGCTATATGTCGACCCCTGCAGTACAACTCTATAATGTCAAAGCAAAGAGTCATACTCTTAGTCTGCTTCTCCTGGTTAACACCTTTCTGCATAATggctgtaaatatttttttaacttctaGATTAAAGTTATGCAGTCCATATATTGCCAGACTTTTCTGTGTGAATTGGATTATTGTTAAACTTGCGTGTTTCCCAGCTGACACTTTGGTTAACAACATTGTTGCATACATTACgatactcatttatttttttcatggtTTATTTATTGCCTGGTCTTACATGTATCTCATCAAAACCTGTGTGCATTCTAAAGAAAACAGAGCAAAGTTCATGCAGACATGTGTGCCACATTTAATCTCCTTAATCACTTTTATTGTTACTATGCTTGTTGATATTATGCATATACGATATGGTTCAAAAGATTTACCCCAAACTTTTCAGAACTTTATTGCAATAGAATTTCTTCTAATATCTCCTATAATGAATCCAGTCATATATGGTTTTAAATTGAGCAAAATTAGGAACAGGATTCTCAGTGTTATTACTGTCCATATTAAATGA